The DNA window GAGAAGGCAGCAGAGGCCACTGGTGTGTCTCAAGCCGTTGGTGCTCGATGGTTCCGCAATCGTGGTGGTATGCCGCTGTTTATGTCCTCGAAGGTCTCTTCTCGGTACCTTTCCTTCCAAGAGCGTGAGGAGATCGCTCTGCTGCGAGCCCAAGAAATCGGTGTTCGCGAAATAGCCCGTCGTCTAGGACGGAGTCCTTCTACGATTTCACGAGAGTTACGGCGTAACGCGGCCACCCGAGGCGGGAAGTTGGACTATCGAGCCTCAGTTGCTCAATGGAAGTCGGAGGTCTTCGCTCAGCGGCCCAAGACTGCAAAGCTGGTGAGTAATCCCAGGTTGGGGGCCTACGTTCAGGACCGACTGGCGGGAAAAGTCACCGCTGCTGACGGACAGGTGATTGATGGGCCTGATGAGGCTGTGTGGAAGGGTAGAAATAAGCCTCATCGCGGGGATCGCCGATGGGTGAAAGGCTGGAGTCCTGAGCAGATCTCCCATCGGCTGAAGGTTGACTTCCCTGAGGATGAGTCCATGCGGATCTCGCACGAAGCTATCTACCAGGCTCTCTACATTCAGGGCCGTGGTGCTCTGAAGCGTGAATTGGTGACCTGCTTGCGCACCGGCCGCGCCCTTCGGGTCCCGCGTGCCCGAGCGCAGGCGAAATCATGGGCCCATGTCGATGAAAAGGTCATGATCAGCCAACGGCCCGCCGAGGTCGAAGACCGAGCCGTGCCAGGCCATTGGGAAGGTGACCTGATCATTGGACTCAATCGCTCGGCAGTCGGCACGCTGGTCGAGCGCACCACACGGTTCACCATGCTTGTCCATCTGCCTCGCGAACAAGGCTACGGTACCCTCCCACGGAAGAAGAACGGTCCTCCTTTAGCCGGGTACGGGGCAGTGACCATGAAAAACGCGTTGTCGAAGACTGTTGCGGAACTGCCCGAGCATCTGCGGAAGTCACTCACCTGGGATCGAGGCAAAGAGCTCTCAGCTCATTCTCAGTTCACCGTCGAATCTGGAGTACCAGTCTATTTCGCAGACCCACGTAGCCCCTGGCAACGCGGCACGAACGAGAACACCAATGGGCTGCTACGGCAATACTTCCCCAAAGGCACCGATCTCTCACGATGGGGCGCTGAAGAAGTCGCAGCCATCGCTCACACCCTCAACACCAGGCCGCGAAAGACCCTGGGATGGAGAACCCCAGCTGAAGCGTTCGAAGATTATCTAGAATCAGTACAACAACCGAGTGTTGCTACCACCGATTGAATTCACCCAATTTCGAGCGAAGAAAGTCACCCGAGTGTTGGAGCAGCACGGGCTGATCGGCTCTATGGGCCGAGTCGGTGCTGCCGGGGATAACGCAGCGATGGAGTCCTTCTACTCACTGCTGCAGAACAATGTCCTGGACCGTGAGGTCTGGGCGACCCGTCAGCAGCTGCGGATGAAGATCGTCACCTGGATCGAGAAGACCTATCACCGAAGGAGGAAGCAGCAGGAGCTGGGGCGGATGACCCTGGGTTGCCCCCGGAAGTAGGTCCACGCGTTATGCGGGCCGCGGTTTCTTCAATGGGTACAGATTTCAGCATACTCAGCCGGGCTGCGGTACCCGAGCGCTGAGTGGCGCCGGATGGTGTTGTATTCCTTCTTCCAATCCGTGATGATCACCCGAGCATGGGTCAAAGACCAGAAGCTGGTGATGTTCAGGCACTCATCCCGGATCCTGCTGTTGAAGGACTCCACGTACCCATTGCGCCACGGCGCACCCGGCGGGATGTAGTGGATCCCCGTGACCTCCCCGGCCCAGTCGGCCATCGCGTGGCAGATCAGCTCCGGGCCGTTGTCACACCGTAGGACCTCTGGAAGCCCCCGGTCAGCGGCGATAGCGTCGAGGTGGGCGGTGAGGTCATCACCGGTGATGCTGCGGGCCACGATCCCGCCCAGGCATTCGCGAGTGTGCTCATCGACGATCGAGGCGATCTTGATCGCCCGGCCCGTCTCATCGGCGTCGAATTGGAAGTCCACCGCCCACACCACATTCGGCGCGTCCGCCTGCGGGGCTTCCGCGGTGGAGGACCCCACGCGTTTGCGTCGACGTCTCACCGGAACCCGCAGGCCCTCTTCACGCCAGAGCCGCTGGACCTTCTTATGGTTGACCGCCCAGCCCTCGGCTCGGGCATCATGATAGGCCCGCCGGTAGCCCCAGCGCGGGTGGTCCTTTGCATAAGCCCGTAGCCAGGCCCGCAGCCCAGCATCAGGATCACCAGCGTTCTCAGACTTCAGTGCCCGGCGGAAGGCGGATCGGGCAAGCCCGGCCAGCGCGGTGGCTCTGCGTTCACTGATGCCCATGGTGGCCATCAGGTGTCGCGCAGCTGCTCGGCGCCGGTCCGGGCTTAGAAGTTTCCCTCCGCCAGCTCCTTCAGCGCGGCCTTCTCCAGCTCCGCCTCGGCCAGGAGCTTCTTGAGCCGGTCGTTTTGCTTCTGAAGTTCCTTCAGCCGTTTGGCGTCTTCGGCTTTGAGCCCGCCGTATTGGTTCTTCCACCGGTAGTAGGTGGCCTCGGTGACTCCCAGTTCGCGGGCGGTGGCGGCGACGTCGTGGCCTTCTGCCTGGAGCTTCTCAGCGTCTTGGAGCTTCCGGATGATCTGTTCCGGGGTATGGCGTCTTCTCTTGCTTGTCATGGTCACACCAGTTTTCCTGCCCGGAGCGTCGGGCGCTAGTGCGACTCTCATAACTCGTGGACCGAAATTAGGGGGTCATGCCAACCCCAGTACAGTTTGAAGCCCACCTACTGGAACAAGCCGTCGCCCTGGCGGCCTAAGAGCGAACTGTCACCTGTTCCTGCATCAGCCCCGTGGTCATAGTTCAATCCTCCTTGAACGGATAGGACGGAACTGTCGCGCGTCAGACTTAGTGGCAGGGCCGTTATGTAGGTCCTGAAGGAGAGTCAGTCATGGGTAGACCACCCTCGATTCCGGCGGAGAAGAAGACCCGGATAGTGCTGAGCGTGCTGGCCGGCGAGATGTCCATCGCCGAAGCGGCACGCAAGGAGAAAGTCAGTGAGCAGTCCATCGGACGGTGGAAGGCCGAGTTCCTGGAAGCCGGCAAGACCGCCCTGGTGGCCGGCAGGTCCGGACCATCCTCCCGAGAGGAACAGCTGGAGGCCGAGGTCGCCGAGCTGACCCAGGCCTTGGGCGAGGCACACCTGGAAGCCAGGGTGTGGAAGAAGTCCGCGGAGGGCCGGCTGGGCCCTTCGAGGACCTCGAGGTGATCCGCGTGGAAGCGGGCATGTCGACCGCGAGGTTCTGCCAGCTCTTCGACATGCCCGAGCGGACCTGGCGCCGCTGGCAGGCCAAGGCCCGCACCGGGACGGCGGTGAAGGGACCGTGGCCGCAACCGGGACGGCAGGCTGCCAGGGAACTGGTGGTCAAGCACGCGCTGGCCCATCCGGCGTGGGGGCATCGGAAGATCTGGGCAATGGTCCGCCACGACGGGCATGTGGTTTCCGAGGCGACCGTGCTGCGAATCCTGCGCGACGAGGGGCTGATTCTGCCCGCGCAGTACCAACGGGAGCGACGGAAGCTGGCCGAGCGGCGCAAGGCCGCGTTCGCCACCGAGCCCTCAGGCCCGAACCAAGTCTGGCAGCTGGACTTCAGCGAGTTCGAGACCACCACCGGAGGGACCTGGCGGCTGGCCGGGTGCCGGGACTACTGGTCCAAGTACGAGCACCCCTTCCACGTTTCGCCCACCGGGAACCAGCACGACGCGATCGACGCGATCGAGTTGGCCCTGGCCGACTACGAGGCCATGTTCGGTCACCCGCTGGTCGAGGCCTGCCCGGTCGATCCCGAGACCGGTGAGCTGTTGCCCGTGGTGACCATCGTGACGGACAACGGCGGGCCGTTCCGGTCCTTCCGCTTCGAGTCCTTCATCGCCGCCCACCCCGAGCTACACCACGTGCGCACCCGAGTGAAGACCCCGGGGCAGAACGGGTCCCGTGAACGCGGCTTCGGCACGCTGAAGTACGAACGGCTCTACCTGGACGAGATCGACGACGCGATCGTGCTCGCCGAGCGGGCCGAGGACTACCGGATCGAGTACAACGAGCTCCGGCCCCACGAGGCCATCTCATGGAACCGGCCCAAGGAGGTGCACCTGGGCCTGGCCGACCCCACCACCCCGACATTCAAAACCAAGGAAATCCTGCCAACTACTTGACGCGGGACAGAACAACACCCAGTACGGTTCAGACAGTGAGGCTATGATGCCGGTCTCATGCTCTACGATCCACCGGAGTTACGGCCGAGTCGCACGGTGAAGACCCAGTGGAGGGTTTGGCAGCACCGTGTCACTGTGAGACCGAGGTGCCAGTGGCTGGCCAGTGTCTGGAGACTGCGGGTGGCGATCTTCATTTCTACAGCTCCCTCATTAGGACTTCACCAGGCGGGCGATCGCCGCGGAGGCCTCGCGGAGTTTCTGCTCGGCATCGACGGTGTCGGTTTCGATGGCGTTGGTGACGCAGTGTTTGAGGTGGTCATCGAGCAGCCCGAGTGCGACGTTGTTCAGCGCGGAGGTGATCGCACTGATCTGAGTGAGGATGTCGACGCAGTATTTGTCCTCATCGATCATGCGGTGGATGCCCCGGGTCTGGCCCTCAACGCGCTTGAGCCGGGCGAGGTAGCGGTTCTTGTCGCTGATGTAGCCGTGGCCGGTCGCCGCCTCTTCAACGGTGGGTGCGGTGGTGGTCATGGTGTGTCCTTATCGTTCAGAGCGGTCGAGGATTCTGTCGGTGCTCGCTTCGGGGGTGAGGTCGAGGCGGCGCAGCAGCTGAGCATTCAACGCCACGACGACGGTGGAGACCGACATGAGGATCGCGCCGATGCTCATGGGCAGTACGAACCCGACCGGCGCCAACACGCCGGCGGCCAGCGGTACGGCGGCCAGGTTGTAGCCGGCGGCCCACCACAGGTTCTGCTTCATCTTCCGGTAGCTGGCACGGGAGAGCTCGAACACCGAGAGCACCGAGCGCGGATCAGAGGAGGCGAGGATCACGCCAGCGGAGCCAATGGCCACATCGGTGCCGGCGCCGATGGCGATACCGACATCGGCTTGGGCCAGGGCGGGGGCGTCGTTGACACCATCTCCGACCATCGCGACCTTGCGACCCTCGTCCTGGAGCTCGGCGACCTTGGCTGATTTGTCTTCCGGGCGGACGCCTGCGAAGACCCGGTCAATACCCAGGTCTTTGGCGACGGTTTCTGCCACGGCTTGGGCGTCTCCGGTGATCATGACCACCTGCACCCCGCGGGCGTGGAGGGCATCGACAGCGTCGCGGGACTCGGGCCGGATTTCATCGGCCAGGCGCAGCGCTCCGATGACTTCTCCGTCGGCGAGGACGTGGAGGATGATCGCTCCTTCCTCGCGCCAGGTGTCAGCCACCGGCAACTCGTCTCGATTCTGCTGTTCGAGCAGATACGGACCACCGACCTCGACGACCGTTCCATCGACGGTGGCTTTGACCCCGACGGCCGGTGAGGAGGAGAAGTCCGAGGCCCTGGGCACCCGGAGCTCCTTGTTGCTGGCGGCACCGACAATCGCTCGGGCCAGTGGGTGCTCACTGTCTGCCTCGGCGGCTGCGGCCAGCGCCAGCACCTCATCCTCATTGCGGTCTCCGACCGGCTCGATACCGGTGACGGTGGGCTCGCCCTTGGTCAGTGTGCCGGTCTTGTCGAAGAGCACCGAGTCGACGGTGCGCATCGACTCCAGGGCGAGCCGGTCCTTGACCAGTACACCGCCGCGGGCGGCGCGTTCGGTGGCGATGGAGACGACCAGTGGGATCGCCAGGCCGAGTGCGTGGGGGCAGGCGATGACCAGCACGGTGATGGTGCGCACCACCGCGGCATCGGGCATCCCGAGCAGTGCCCAGGTGATCGCGGTGATCACCGCGGCGCCCAGGGCGAACCAGAACAGCCAGGCGGCGGCAGTATCGGCGAGCCTCTGCGCGCGGGACGATGACGCCTGGGCATCGGAGACGAGCTTCTGGATGCCTGCTAGGGCGGTGTCATCCCCGATCGCGGTGACCTCGACGCGTACTCCGGAGTCGGTGGCCACGGTGCCGGCAACAACGTGGTCGCCGGTCTCGCGGCGCACGGGCTTGGACTCCCCGGTGACCATGGACTCATCCATCGATGCACTGCCGTCGACGATCTTCCCGTCGGCCGGTACTGAGGAGCCGGGACGCACGATCACGACGTCTCCGACGGTGAGGTCGGCCGGGGCGACTTTCACCACGTCGTCGCCGTCGACCTTCTCGGCCTCATCGGGCAGCAGGGCGGCAAGGGAGTCCAGCGCTGAGGTGGTCTGGGCCAGCGATCGCATCTCGATCCAGTGGCCCAGCAGCATGATGACCACCAGCAGTGCGAGCTCCCACCAGAAGTTCAGCTCGTGGTCCAGGATATGCAGGGTCGCGCCCCAGGAGGCGATGAACGCGACCGTGATCGCCAAGCCGATCAGCAGCATCATGCCCGGTTTGCGCGAGCGGATCTCGCTGACCGCACCGGTCAGGAACGGCCAGCCGCCCCAGAAGTAGACGATGGTGCCCAAGATCGGGGAGACCCACCACACCCATTCGGCCTCGGGCAGGTGGTAGCCGACCAGGTGGGCGAACATCTCATTGAACCCCACCACCGGGATCGCCAGGACGAGCATGATCCAGAACAACCGGCGAAACTGCCCCACATGATCCCCATGACCCGCGTGCCCGCCATGCCCGCCGTGTCCAGCGTGTCCGGCGTGGCCACTGTGGTCGTCATGACCGCCGTGGTGCTCATGACCGTTGTGGCCGTGGTGGTCGTCATGACTGCTGTGTCCATGCTGACCGTGATGACCGTGGCCATGATGCTCAGACCGGTCGTCGTGCATCGTGTGCTCACCACCATGGTCGTGGTGGTGGCCACTGTGTGTGTTGTTCATGCCGGTCTCATTTCTCCTGTTCGGTTCGACCCGTACTCGCCTCCGTGGTTCAGCGGTGGGTTCAGCTCGTGGGTTCGATCTCGCTTTCAACGACCCACTTGTGATTGGTCATGGTCATGCCGTCGGCCTCGTAATCAACGACGTAGACGGTCTCGTCGGTGGAGGAGGCGATCGTCGCAGTGACGCCTGCCATGCCCTCCATGTGATCGGCCAGCAGCACCACATCGGCGCCGTCAGCGAGACGCTCGTCACCGGCGTCCTCGATTTCCTCCTGCACGACCCACTGATGATCGGTGACAGGTTCGCCGCCCTCGGGGGTGTAGTCGACGGAATAGGTGAAGGTGTCGTAGGCGCCGACGATGGTCGCTGTCGCGCCGTCCATGCCGTGCATGTGATCTGCGGTCAGCGTCACCTCTGAGCCGACTGGGTATTCGGGGTCGGTGGCCTCGGTCATGTTCTCGGGCACCGGTCCGCCGTCAGTCGGGTGTTCCATATCGTCGTGACCTCCGTGGTCGTCGTGCTCGGTTGAGGGGGCGGGGTCGGCCGGGTCGTCATTGTCGCTCGAGGCGCACCCGGCCAGCACCAGTGCCGCGGTCAGTGCGGTGGCTGACCAGGTCAGTGTCAGGTTCTTCGTCATGCGCGCTGGTCCTTCCCTTATGTGCTCGTTCCGCGATCATGTGGGCCTGGGATCTTGCCGGTGGTGGATTCCGCGCTTGCCTGGCAGAACCTGCTGTGGCAAGCGCGGAATCCGGTGTCCCTGTGCGGTTCAGGCCGCGTTGGCGT is part of the Nesterenkonia lacusekhoensis genome and encodes:
- a CDS encoding IS30 family transposase translates to MGRPSAWVRQFTGRSAMKSPGAPSHRQEVEREFWKHIATGITSEKAAEATGVSQAVGARWFRNRGGMPLFMSSKVSSRYLSFQEREEIALLRAQEIGVREIARRLGRSPSTISRELRRNAATRGGKLDYRASVAQWKSEVFAQRPKTAKLVSNPRLGAYVQDRLAGKVTAADGQVIDGPDEAVWKGRNKPHRGDRRWVKGWSPEQISHRLKVDFPEDESMRISHEAIYQALYIQGRGALKRELVTCLRTGRALRVPRARAQAKSWAHVDEKVMISQRPAEVEDRAVPGHWEGDLIIGLNRSAVGTLVERTTRFTMLVHLPREQGYGTLPRKKNGPPLAGYGAVTMKNALSKTVAELPEHLRKSLTWDRGKELSAHSQFTVESGVPVYFADPRSPWQRGTNENTNGLLRQYFPKGTDLSRWGAEEVAAIAHTLNTRPRKTLGWRTPAEAFEDYLESVQQPSVATTD
- a CDS encoding IS3 family transposase (programmed frameshift); protein product: MTSKRRRHTPEQIIRKLQDAEKLQAEGHDVAATARELGVTEATYYRWKNQYGGLKAEDAKRLKELQKQNDRLKKLLAEAELEKAALKELAGGKLLSPDRRRAAARHLMATMGISERRATALAGLARSAFRRALKSENAGDPDAGLRAWLRAYAKDHPRWGYRRAYHDARAEGWAVNHKKVQRLWREEGLRVPVRRRRKRVGSSTAEAPQADAPNVVWAVDFQFDADETGRAIKIASIVDEHTRECLGGIVARSITGDDLTAHLDAIAADRGLPEVLRCDNGPELICHAMADWAGEVTGIHYIPPGAPWRNGYVESFNSRIRDECLNITSFWSLTHARVIITDWKKEYNTIRRHSALGYRSPAEYAEICTH
- a CDS encoding helix-turn-helix domain-containing protein; translation: MGRPPSIPAEKKTRIVLSVLAGEMSIAEAARKEKVSEQSIGRWKAEFLEAGKTALVAGRSGPSSREEQLEAEVAELTQALGEAHLEARVWKKSAEGRLGPSRTSR
- a CDS encoding IS3 family transposase, yielding MSTARFCQLFDMPERTWRRWQAKARTGTAVKGPWPQPGRQAARELVVKHALAHPAWGHRKIWAMVRHDGHVVSEATVLRILRDEGLILPAQYQRERRKLAERRKAAFATEPSGPNQVWQLDFSEFETTTGGTWRLAGCRDYWSKYEHPFHVSPTGNQHDAIDAIELALADYEAMFGHPLVEACPVDPETGELLPVVTIVTDNGGPFRSFRFESFIAAHPELHHVRTRVKTPGQNGSRERGFGTLKYERLYLDEIDDAIVLAERAEDYRIEYNELRPHEAISWNRPKEVHLGLADPTTPTFKTKEILPTT
- a CDS encoding metal-sensitive transcriptional regulator; its protein translation is MTTTAPTVEEAATGHGYISDKNRYLARLKRVEGQTRGIHRMIDEDKYCVDILTQISAITSALNNVALGLLDDHLKHCVTNAIETDTVDAEQKLREASAAIARLVKS
- a CDS encoding heavy metal translocating P-type ATPase; this translates as MNNTHSGHHHDHGGEHTMHDDRSEHHGHGHHGQHGHSSHDDHHGHNGHEHHGGHDDHSGHAGHAGHGGHGGHAGHGDHVGQFRRLFWIMLVLAIPVVGFNEMFAHLVGYHLPEAEWVWWVSPILGTIVYFWGGWPFLTGAVSEIRSRKPGMMLLIGLAITVAFIASWGATLHILDHELNFWWELALLVVIMLLGHWIEMRSLAQTTSALDSLAALLPDEAEKVDGDDVVKVAPADLTVGDVVIVRPGSSVPADGKIVDGSASMDESMVTGESKPVRRETGDHVVAGTVATDSGVRVEVTAIGDDTALAGIQKLVSDAQASSSRAQRLADTAAAWLFWFALGAAVITAITWALLGMPDAAVVRTITVLVIACPHALGLAIPLVVSIATERAARGGVLVKDRLALESMRTVDSVLFDKTGTLTKGEPTVTGIEPVGDRNEDEVLALAAAAEADSEHPLARAIVGAASNKELRVPRASDFSSSPAVGVKATVDGTVVEVGGPYLLEQQNRDELPVADTWREEGAIILHVLADGEVIGALRLADEIRPESRDAVDALHARGVQVVMITGDAQAVAETVAKDLGIDRVFAGVRPEDKSAKVAELQDEGRKVAMVGDGVNDAPALAQADVGIAIGAGTDVAIGSAGVILASSDPRSVLSVFELSRASYRKMKQNLWWAAGYNLAAVPLAAGVLAPVGFVLPMSIGAILMSVSTVVVALNAQLLRRLDLTPEASTDRILDRSER
- a CDS encoding YdhK family protein yields the protein MTKNLTLTWSATALTAALVLAGCASSDNDDPADPAPSTEHDDHGGHDDMEHPTDGGPVPENMTEATDPEYPVGSEVTLTADHMHGMDGATATIVGAYDTFTYSVDYTPEGGEPVTDHQWVVQEEIEDAGDERLADGADVVLLADHMEGMAGVTATIASSTDETVYVVDYEADGMTMTNHKWVVESEIEPTS